A stretch of Allostreptomyces psammosilenae DNA encodes these proteins:
- the grpE gene encoding nucleotide exchange factor GrpE translates to MRRPPRSRHPGRRSTPVVVRDLRRVDPDTGGPGPCGLGGPKPLTPAGRDTDHGGTPPPADPPAGPPPGAGRRDELRERVADLQRLKAEYDNYRKRVRRDRIAVREIAVANVLAGLLPVLDAVAAARESGEVVAGFEAVVETLQAQLAALGLRSFGREGEPFDPTVHRAVTLSHSTAVDRPTCVRVLRPGYRVGDQLLRPAEVMVAEPPA, encoded by the coding sequence CGCGACCTGCGGCGCGTCGACCCGGACACCGGCGGCCCCGGGCCGTGCGGGCTCGGCGGACCCAAGCCGCTCACGCCCGCCGGCCGGGACACCGACCACGGCGGGACCCCGCCGCCGGCCGACCCGCCGGCGGGCCCGCCGCCGGGCGCGGGACGACGCGACGAGCTCCGTGAACGCGTCGCCGACCTGCAACGGCTGAAGGCCGAGTACGACAACTACCGCAAGCGGGTGCGGCGGGACCGCATCGCGGTCCGCGAGATCGCCGTGGCCAACGTGCTCGCCGGACTGCTGCCGGTGCTCGACGCCGTCGCCGCGGCCCGCGAGAGCGGCGAGGTGGTCGCCGGCTTCGAGGCGGTCGTCGAGACGCTCCAGGCCCAGCTGGCCGCCCTGGGCCTGCGGTCCTTCGGCCGGGAGGGCGAGCCGTTCGACCCCACCGTCCACCGGGCGGTGACGCTCTCCCACTCCACGGCGGTGGACCGGCCCACCTGCGTGCGGGTGCTGCGCCCGGGCTACCGGGTCGGCGACCAGCTGCTCCGCCCGGCCGAGGTGATGGTCGCCGAACCACCGGCCTGA